A stretch of Episyrphus balteatus chromosome 2, idEpiBalt1.1, whole genome shotgun sequence DNA encodes these proteins:
- the LOC129910746 gene encoding uncharacterized protein LOC129910746, giving the protein MSSSSESEDENLKQILEAADTSLLTNSLYKPKETKPEKVESKCDEHPISQRHLNHDESTDIDFQPSETVQKIMAKKLSLLVQEQIEFITLSDLSQNPKKKQKNRVKLFNDCDCYVKPFEEFEYEDIGPRKKPLIQRRKIDDHLDEESKLKAVAVDGEFVLSLKETLNWSNRKKGKEFQYKQGKGINKDHHLIEPQNEFTKMRQKNQWNESRIRKAKFSTK; this is encoded by the exons ATGTCTAGCTCAAGTGAGTCTGAAGatgaaaatctaaaacaaattCTAGAGGCAGCCGACACAAGCCTCCTAACTAACTCACTATATAAACCAAAGGAAACGAAACCAGAAAAAGTTGAATCAAAATGTGATG AACATCCTATTTCTCAAAGGCATTTAAACCATGATGAGAGTACTGACATTGATTTTCAACCTTCCGAAACAGTacaaaaaattatggcaaaaaAACTGAGTCTCTTGGTTCAAGAACAAATTGAATTCATAACTCTTTCAGATTTATCCCAAAAtccaaagaaaaaacaaaagaacagaGTTAAACTGTTCAATGACTGCGATTGTTATGTGAAACCATTTGAAGAATTTGAATATGAAGATATTGGCCCAAGAAAGAAGCCCTTGATACAGAGACGTAAGATTGATGATCATTTAGATGAAGAATCAAAACTTAAAGCTGTTGCTGTCGATGGTGAGTTTGTTTTGTCACTCAAAGAAACACTTAACTggtcaaatagaaaaaaaggaaaGGAATTTCAATATAAACAAGGAAAAGGCATCAATAAGGACCATCATTTGATTGAGCCACAAAATGAATTTACGAAAATGAGACAGAAAAACCAATGGAATGAATCTAGGATAAGAAAAGCTAAATTTTCTACCAAATAA
- the LOC129910523 gene encoding 40S ribosomal protein S5, translating to MADVESVENFEGEQPVEAEPLAVLDTTSLPQPAELPDIKLFGRWSCDDVTVSDISLQDYIAVKEKYARYLPHSAGRYAAKRFRKAQCPIVERLTNSLMMKGRNNGKKLMSVRIVKHSFEIIHLLTGENPLQTLVSAIINSGPREDSTRIGRAGTVRRQAVDVSPLRRVNQAIWLLCTGAREAAFRNIKTIAECLADELINAAKGSSNSYAIKKKDELERVAKSNR from the exons aTGGCTGACGTTGAAAGTGTTGAAAATTTCGAAGGAGAGCAGCCTGTGGAGGCAGAGCCATTAGCTGTTTTGGACACAACCTCGCTCCCGCAACCCGCTGAGCTTCCCGATATCAAGCTCTTCGGCAGATGGAGTTGCGATGATGTTACCGTGAGTGACATTTCCCTGCAAGATTACATTGCAGTTAAGGAAAAGTATGCTCGCTATTTGCCTCATTCCGCTGGTCGTTATGCTGCCAAACGTTTCCGCAAGGCACAATGCCCAATTGTTGAACGTTTGACCAACTCGTTGATGATGAAGGGACGCAACAATGGCAAGAAACTAATGTCTGTGCGTATTGTTAAGCACTCGTTTGAGATCATTCATTTGTTAACTGGCGAGAACCCACTTCAg accCTTGTGAGTGCCATCATCAACTCTGGACCACGTGAAGACTCGACCCGTATTGGTCGTGCCGGTACTGTTCGTCGTCAAGCTGTTGACGTTTCGCCTCTTCGTCGTGTCAACCAA gcTATTTGGTTGCTTTGCACTGGAGCTCGTGAAGCTGCTTTCAGGAACATCAAGACCATTGCTGAATGTTTGGCCGATGAGTTGATTAACGCTGCTAAG ggttCATCTAACTCCTATGCTATCAAAAAGAAGGATGAATTGGAACGTGTTGCCAAGTCCAACCGATAA